The DNA region AATTCCGGGTGCGCCTGGGTGCCGATAAAACAGGGATGCCCGGGAAGCTCGATATACTCCATGAGCACAGTGCCGTCCTCACGGATATGGCGCCCGCTGAATACCAGCCCCTTTTCGGTAAGGATGTCCACATACGCCGGGTTGACCTCGTACCGGTGACGGTGACGCTCGACCACCGCTGCTTCGCCTTCGCCGATCCTGCCGAGACGGAAAGCCTGGCTGAGATCGGAGCGGTATTTCTCCAGGCGCTGACTGTCGGCTGCGATGCGGCCGGATTCCTCGTAAGCGCGGTAGATGAAGGTTCCCGGTTCGATCACCGCCGCATACCCTCCCAGGCGCATCGTACCGCCATAGCCGTCACGGGCAAGCGCGTCTTTCTGCGATTCGATGATGGAAATGACCGGATGAGGCGTATCGGGGTGATTCTCTGTGGTGGAGGCGCCCTCCAGGCCGCAGACGTTACGGGCGAATTCTGATACCGCGATCTGCATGCCGTAGCAGAGACCCAGGTAGGGCACGTTATTCTCGCGGGCGTACCTGACGGTCTTTATCATACCTTCGACGCCCTGTTTCCCGAAACCGCCGGGAATGAGGATTCCGTCGAATGCGGATAGAACGGATGCGGGATCGGCGGCCTGTTCGATGGAGTTGGCGTCCACCCAGTGAATTTCCACCCCCGTATTGAGCGCGGCGCCAGCGTGCACCAGAGACTGGCTGACGCTGATGAAACAGTCGGCCAGTTTGAACGAGCCGGTGACGACATACTTGTTCACAATGGCGATTTTCACTGTCTTTTTCGGCTTGTCGATACGTTTGACATAATCCTTCCAGAGCGCCCAGTTAGGCCGCTTCCTGCTCTTGAGCCCAAGCTTCTTGAGAATCTTGCGGCCTATAAACTCTTTCTCGAAATTAAGCGGAATCGCATACAGGTTGTTAGAGTCCGGAGCGCTGATGACGTATTCCGAGGAAATATTGGCATAGGTCTGGATCTTTTTCTTACGGATCATGTCGAGCGGCTTGCCTGCGCGGCAGAGGATAATATCCGGGAAGATGGCGTTTTCCGAGAGAAGTTTGATCGCCTGCTGGGTCGGTTTTGTCTTCATCTCCTCGATGTGGGAAGGCACCGGCAGGTAGGTGATGAGCACGTAGATCATGTTCTCCATGCCGATTTCCATCTGGAGGCTTTTCATGGCGAACAGGAATGGCACATTCTGGTATTCGCCCATGGTTCCGCCGATCTCCACCATGCAGAAGTCATACCCCTTTGAAGCGGCCTTAATCCGGCTCTTGATCTCATCGGTGATGTGCGGGATGAATTCCACTGTGGCACCAAGGTATTCTCCCCTGCGCTCACGGTCGATCACCGCCTTGTATACCTGGCCGGTGGTGATGTTGTTGCACCGCGGGATGTCCTTGTAGAGGAAACGCTCATAGTTTCCCAGGTCCTGATCTATCTCGCCCCCGTCATCGGTGACCCAGACCTCGCCATGCTCTGTCGGACGAAACAGCCCCGCATCCATGGAAATATAGGGATCGATCTTTACCGCGGTGACCGAAAACCCGTTTTCGTACAGAATTTTCCCGA from Candidatus Latescibacter sp. includes:
- a CDS encoding CTP synthase, which gives rise to MKYKGPRYIVVAGGVMSGVGKGLATSAIGKILYENGFSVTAVKIDPYISMDAGLFRPTEHGEVWVTDDGGEIDQDLGNYERFLYKDIPRCNNITTGQVYKAVIDRERRGEYLGATVEFIPHITDEIKSRIKAASKGYDFCMVEIGGTMGEYQNVPFLFAMKSLQMEIGMENMIYVLITYLPVPSHIEEMKTKPTQQAIKLLSENAIFPDIILCRAGKPLDMIRKKKIQTYANISSEYVISAPDSNNLYAIPLNFEKEFIGRKILKKLGLKSRKRPNWALWKDYVKRIDKPKKTVKIAIVNKYVVTGSFKLADCFISVSQSLVHAGAALNTGVEIHWVDANSIEQAADPASVLSAFDGILIPGGFGKQGVEGMIKTVRYARENNVPYLGLCYGMQIAVSEFARNVCGLEGASTTENHPDTPHPVISIIESQKDALARDGYGGTMRLGGYAAVIEPGTFIYRAYEESGRIAADSQRLEKYRSDLSQAFRLGRIGEGEAAVVERHRHRYEVNPAYVDILTEKGLVFSGRHIREDGTVLMEYIELPGHPCFIGTQAHPEFTSRLTEPNPMFLCFVKAAGERKK